GTGTCCCAGCAAGCAGTGGTTTACCTTGTGTCCCAGCAAGCAATGGTTCAGTTTTAATCGCTGACTGATGAACTTCTCTAGATGATTGGATTAGGCATCTGGTATTCAGGACATATAAAAGCTGGAAATAGTCATATTGTCatcttggtgttttttttgttgtgtttttttactgttagcttctttcttttttttgtacaatttcaaAATTGAATTACCACTTTTGTTCCTTAGGGTTAAACCCATCACCTGATAAATATATAGCAATAAAGAACTTGTATCCTCTCATAAAATATAGCCTGTATTGAAACATCACCCAGCAAGCTTAGTTGTTGTAATAATGATGGTTGCAGTATCGATCAGTAATACTAACGTGTGTGCCTTTGAAATTGCAGTGCAAGCATATTCTTGCAGTGTACCTGAGCCAAGCCACGGGACTGTGCCAAGAGCTGACAGTGTCTGATAAGCAGATATGTGACATTTTGTTGTCAAAAGAAGATTAGATCCTATCACATGTAATGAAGAAATACCAACCTgtcacaatatacattttttattagaaataaacagtaaataaatgaaaataaaatattgtaatgaGACAGGGGTTTGAGTACACGTTTCTGAGAATATGCAAGTTTCACAAACACACTTAAGTCATTGCCTTATGtattttgtaagaaaatatatttgtattgttcTTGATCCAGAACGCCTTTGGAACTAGGTATCTAGCCTTCTACATCTTGGTGTTTTCTGAGGGTAGTGTTATTTAACTTTCTAAAtctgtgttgtttatttggagtatttattaatttaaataaactttggTCCCCTGACTCTCATGGAGCAAGGAGGCTCCTCCCCATATTATTCCTGGTCTGCAGTCAATTCCTGATCAGCTGGATAGGTactgaaaatgaaaagtatgccatTAGATACATGTAGTTTTCTGAAAAGTCGTTCTTTTGAAAGTTTTCTGATTCTTTAAATTAAGATAAAGGTCATCAAGTTAggtaatattttacataaaaaaatgcaaagtaatgtaacaaatatttattttggaaacGTAAATTAAATTAGGCTTGCACACAATGCCAAGTAGCAGCTGCAAAAGCCAACAACCCAACACTTTTAAGGAGTTAGATTCATTGTTGGCTTGGAAGGACATCCCTTGGTATGTGTCTTCGATCGAATCATTAACCTGACAGCCCCTGGATTCATGAAGTAATCTTTGTGGAAACAATTGTTACTCAACTTAGCGTACTCATTTATCTGTATTATCTGGATCAATGTAATTAGTAATATATTTGATGATAGATATGCAGACACATCTATTGACTTCTACAAGCTATGTAGGGATAGTAAGTAACACGCCATGTTTTTCAGATACGTTTAATGTAAAATCTAAATTCACTTTTATACATATGCCATATGTCAATGAACATTACAGTAATAAATCACATTACATGACTAGGAGATAATGGTTATTGAGCGCATTAAGTGGGACAGGGAGTTTCCAAGCATTTATGTTTCTAATGAAAGTTTTTAAAACCAACTTTGTTCATATCATCCTCCCACATTAAATACTTATGTTATGTTGTgcgaaacaaaaaaagacagaggAAATCAGTTGGATCCACAAGGTTACCAGGGAAAGCATTAACATTTAGTGAAATTAGAGAGAAGATTTTTAATAGCAGCAGATTAAGTAAACGTGATAAGTGCTACTTTATTGTTTATAAGCAAGATAAAATTGTTGACTAGAGGCTTCAAGGGGTGCATAGTATGTCTGCAAAGCCATATTTACAGTGAAAGACTGAAGGAGCATTAGTTGAAAGGCAGCACAAAAATGGAACTATGAAatggtttttttcccctcagtaTTTATCAAGAGGACTTTAAAAAGGCAAATGTCTTGCCTAGCTAGAATATACACATATTAGGTGTATGTTGCTAAATACTGcatcttttgtgttttatattgtgTGAATATTCCCTGTCACAAGCAAATAAACATATCCAGATTTCActcctgtgtttgtttgtgttggAAGTACATTTAGTTTGGAGGAAATACTTCTTTTCTATGTGCATGTGTGGGGAAGAGACCCATGTTTTGTTTGAATTTCTAATGcaactaaaagtaaaaaaatgaatgcccTTCTATCAACATGACATTAGAACTATTGGTTTCAAATATCTCGCACATACAGCGTCGCCCAGGTGAAATCTTCTAAGTAAGCACTGCTAAAAACTCTTGTGGCAACACAGCTTTTCTGTAGACATTCATTAAGAAGGCTCATAACTATATTGACACAAAACTGAAAATCAGTGCAGCGGTGCTGGGAAGTACATACATTGAATCATGATCACACTATTTTATACAATGGAATACGGTTGTGTGACTGCCAATGTGTCTAATCACATTGACAATAACAAGTGTCACCAAGAGTGTGAGGTCCCCTACAAGAAAATAGTACTGATCACTTCCTGATCCCTGAAGCAATTTATAGGTAGACTAAAAAgacactttaataaataaggcaatattactataatttattttgtatttgtgatTTAGCGCTATATGgcacacaaaacacaaaagcaGATGTTTTGCGTACTTGTTTCTCCCTCTCCCTGTAGTGcttacatataaacatagaatATCCATAAACTTCAAAAATATACACAGCTTCACATATTGTTCagttaaatacataatttaaagtAAGTTGAGCATTATGTATATTTGCATCAATGTATAAAGAGCAGATATGGTGCAAAGTGCTAAGAGCCAAGCTATTAACTTGAAACTTCCATGGTGACTGGTCCACATTTGCCCCATAATTGCTACTTTTAAATATGGCCCTTTGTGGTCTGTTGAAGTAAGACATTTCTTTGGCCAGAATTGTTACATATACCTGACCTGTAATTACCCAGCTGATGTTGAACCACATTAGTGTGAATCAAGGCAAGAGGCTAAGGATGGTGGTAGGTGTTGTGGTGTTATAATCCAACAAATGACAAATTACAGGTTGGCTGAGTCTACCACTAATTTATGTGTGACACCAGTCTGTTGTAATGGAGGGCCACACAAGCTTTTTTTCAAGTGGACTTTATCACAGTTGAACACATTTTAATCGTACAGAAATACTTTGTTTAGCTTTAAATACCCAAATTATATAGCTGCCTAACTATAAAGCATGTTTCCCCTTTTAtatactacaaaaaaaacattaaaaaaattcactAAAAACACAATTTGTGAATTTCCTGGGAATGTACAGGACCAAACCAACACATCttcataaatattgtaaaattctgcatttttttccagtaaagTGCGAGAACAGTACAGAACAATAcagtattaaaaacaaaattatcacAGTATGCGGATAACGTTATCCTATGAAAAAGTTAACattacgcaaaaaaaaaaaaatccttcaaaTATGCACACGTGGAATGACGTTGGATAGATTATTGGTATTATATTCTTCTTGTAATGTAATAGCCAGATAGAGATTTTCAGATGACAATCACTTTGAGACTCAATTgaaaaattgtataaaatgttaGATGTATAATGATGGTGGCTAAAGTCAGGATGAAAAATGTGTTGGTTAATTAAACAGCCAGATACTAGAGGAACTTCAATGTAGTAGGATGTGGAATACTTAACTACAGCTATTCACAATTTAGTAACTACAGCTATTCTCTATTTAACAAAGGTTGTACTAATTAGCTGTTTTAGGTTTGGTATTATGGTCACAGTAATACGTAGCCCTTTGCCATACTGGTTAAGTCATGTAATTCTAAAATGTTCTCAGAAAAGGCCTACAGATGGTGTCatagttcttgtttttttctttatttacaacATTTCCTTATGGAAATCACAGAATAGTacaaatataaatgtgtgtgtatatatatatatatatatatatatatatatatatatacacacacacacgtaattatttgtgatgtatatatgttgtGCTTTTGCTTCTAGACTTTGTCTAACCACTGATTTTTTTCATTGGGTTCTTTCTTGAGAACAGTATTCAGGGACACGATGATCCCAAGCTACTCCCTTTTTGAACCCTGCTGAAAAGGCAAAGTGAGACAAAGCCAATATGGCATGAATGCCGCTGAGGTCTAGAAGAGTTTACGACGAATGATGTAAGACTCCATAATAAATACCAAGGATCCACAACCCCACTCCCTGAGGGCCACAAAGATTTTGGATATCCCAGTTTGAGCACTGGTATTAAAAATTAAACTAGTTGTTTTCATGCATGAAAATGCAGAATTCTGTTTGTGGCCCTTAAGGGCTGGAGTTATGCTGTCCTGAAGACCATGGGTGATGTGAATTCAGGGCTAAGCAACCAGTTGTTTTACAGCTGCTGTTGAACACAACACACAGCATGCTCCAAAGTTTAATCCACCGATCCTCAGATGAGAGCTGTAGTCTGCAGCAGAGGTTTCCCTGTTTGCTTGTGAATACATACTCTCTGTGTGTTACTTTGAACTGctcagaaatatattttgtagtgTACGGATGGGCATGCAGACAAATTAATGATGCCAAACATTACCAATCCTCATGATTTCCACAGTTTAGGACTGATGATAAAAGCATTTACATTTctgatataaattaaaaaaaaattggatctacattaaatttaaaaacatacaGGTATTCCCCAAACTGCACTAAAGCAATGAGAGAaagcatatttttaaaacaaagtacATTTCGTTAAATACAACCTCATACACAAGAATGGCTAAAACATATCTGCGTATATGCATATGAATTACTTAAGGTGTCTCCTCCTATTCTATAGCTTGGATATTTTACCCACCTAATCTCCCATTTCCTAATTTTGTGTATCTTTATTCCAATATCCTAAAATGGAATAAAGTATTGAGAATTTGCCCATCATTTGTAATCTTAATagcttttttgttactttacaaactgaataaattataataaaaaaatctgtaataaGTACATTGATGCAGTATGTAGACCTAGAGCATGCATGTAACAGCTTGTTCTGTGCAGACTGGAAAATCCAGTGTTTTGCGTTACACATGTTTATTTTCTTGCCGAATGGGGCGAATCTAATATTTCCTTTAGTCTCCATGTGTCTGTAAACTAGGGTCTGTGTTATGGGACTGGAGCCTCTACTTAGGATTTATGAGGCAACAGTACTATTGTGTAGTATTAACTACTCCCTCTTGCCTCAGCCTGGGAAATCCAGTAATTAAAAACACCAATGTAAAACAAGTTTAGAGATTTTGTTTACAGAAAAGTTTAGCCCATTCAGTAGAAGAGaagtgaaatataaaatgtcacagaacaGATAGTGCCTTATTGTGCAAAATGTACACACATAGAACGACATAATCTCAGCTTTGGTATAACAAATTTACTTAAGAATGGACAGCCACTAGATTTTCAACTGCTGTAAACTACAAGTCCCATGATGCTAGCAGCTGGCAGCTACCACACATGCTTACTCCCAATTTAGGTTGAACACACTACCCTGTTGTTTTATGCCTGCCCTTGATTTTATCTAAAAGAATTAACGACTGGAGTAAATGTTTACCCTTCCTTTTATCTTGTTTAACTTCTCCCCCGTATTTGATCAGAATGTATTTTCAGCCAGTTAAATTTGACAAATATGgtaatcatttatatttaaagtctGTCCCAAACGTATAACTCCGTTCTTTGATTTTATATCTCCTGACAAACTTGAGTACTAAAACAAGGTGCTGATACAAGGTGCAGTTACCAAAGGACTGCGCTAAACCTAACCAGATCTTTGACTACGTAAAGGAAATGACAATATATGACAGCATATGGTCAGCACATCAGAGGTTGCAAAAAGTGTCaataatatcttaaaaaaaaaaaacaactaatggTGAAGAAATCTCTTAAAAAGAGCAAAGTGCAGCAGCAATGTGGTCAGTCGTCAAACTGTCAATGGTCCCAGCAAGAATATACAATGTGTCAATAAGACCCAATTACACTGGAATTTTCAATGCCAGTCACACCCAGTGGTATGAATGGAGGCATCTACATCAGTATCATCACATCAAGGTGTTCCCAGCACTTACAGTGCTTATTTGTAAGTGTCTGTTGTGGTTGATGCTGCCATTGGGGCATTTGGAAAAGTTGTCCTTCTTGCAGACTAAGTACTTTGAAATGATCTTGCGGAAAGTGTAACGGAAGTCCCTTATTTTATAGGCATAGATGATAGGGTTGACCACCGAGTTAGCATGAGACAATATTATTGCCATATACATTACCCACTCAGGCTTAGTCTTATTAAAACTGGGCTCAAAAAAAGTGATGCAGTTTAGAATGTGAATGGGCAGCCAGCAAAATGCAAAAAGGCCCACAATGATGGCCAATGACTTAGCGGCGTTCACTTCTTTTTGGAGGGTGGTCCTCGAGTTGTCTGAACTGATGCATTTAAGTTCAATTTGTCTAAGCTGCTTGCGGGCAACCATAaagatttttatgtatattccCAGCATGATCAAGAGGGGAAGTAGAACACAACCAAAAAAATTGAAGTACACCATATAACTCATTGTGACCACTTTTTCAAATAAACATGGAACAG
This sequence is a window from Spea bombifrons isolate aSpeBom1 chromosome 2, aSpeBom1.2.pri, whole genome shotgun sequence. Protein-coding genes within it:
- the ADORA2B gene encoding adenosine receptor A2b, which encodes MKASPAYIAVEVIIAVLSIVGNVLVCWAVAINSTLKNATNYYLVSLAVADIAVGLLAIPFAITISIGLETDFHSCLFFACFVLVLTQSSIFSLLAVAIDRYLAIKIPLRYKSLVTGKRARTTIAVFWILSFGIGLTPLMGWNRLDEACPSARSHNCTVPCLFEKVVTMSYMVYFNFFGCVLLPLLIMLGIYIKIFMVARKQLRQIELKCISSDNSRTTLQKEVNAAKSLAIIVGLFAFCWLPIHILNCITFFEPSFNKTKPEWVMYMAIILSHANSVVNPIIYAYKIRDFRYTFRKIISKYLVCKKDNFSKCPNGSINHNRHLQISTVSAGNTLM